Proteins from a single region of Theileria parva strain Muguga chromosome 1, complete sequence, whole genome shotgun sequence:
- the HK gene encoding Hexokinase family protein: protein MSYITSYIVDRNEFYHTDQTSQETLSSNPQIRLQQIVDQLTISLEDLKDVSHNFYSELMHGLKAHRRHRNLWLPNECSFKMLDSFIPNIPTGKEKGSYFALDFGGSNFRAVRIMIEGDGKMERNQSTFSLRYSSALGPKGLLDQKATATELFDHFAKKIEHVMKESGVDPNPSKPHKVGFTFSFPCTMLSPCNAILLDWTKDFETGRATNDQVEGKDVAILMNQAFKRNNMNAEVSIVLNDTVGTLLSCAYQKPKDYPPCRVGVILGTGFNICYVEDEYERFGYVGRVVNIECGNFDTELPLNPVDCEIDFYTSNRGRGKLEKLVAGAYLGEIIRRFMILYLREQAPPKMWEIGTFTSVDASEILNDNSEDLVISKQVAKRSWDVELPKESLIALRKISEAAFGRSAGFAAASICATARKAKAYVTSKTTVAIDGSLYVKNEWYRNKLQYYIDNVTRPDLVGNVVLLSSDDGSGKGAAIAAAMFI from the coding sequence ATGTCATATATAACGTCATACATTGTCGATCGTAATGAGTTTTATCACACCGATCAAACATCGCAAGAAACGTTAAGCAGCAATCCCCAAATAAGATTGCAGCAAATCGTCGACCAACTAACCATTTCTCTTGAAGATTTAAAGGATGTTTCACACAACTTTTATTCTGAGTTGATGCATGGTTTGAAAGCTCACAGGAGGCACAGAAACTTATGGCTTCCAAATGAGTGTTCATTCAAAATGTTGGACTCCTTTATTCCTAATATTCCTACTGGCAAGGAGAAGGGTTCATATTTTGCTTTGGATTTCGGAGGTTCAAATTTCAGGGCTGTACGGATTATGATTGAAGGTGATGGGAAGATGGAGCGTAATCAATCTACTTTCAGTTTACGTTATTCCAGTGCACTTGGACCAAAGGGTCTTCTTGATCAGAAGGCTACAGCAACTGAACTTTTTGACCATTTTGCGAAGAAGATTGAACATGTGATGAAGGAATCAGGTGTTGATCCTAACCCATCTAAACCACACAAGGTTGGATTTACATTCTCATTTCCTTGCACTATGTTATCACCATGTAATGCCATTCTTTTGGATTGGACTAAGGATTTCGAGACTGGCAGGGCTACAAATGATCAGGTTGAAGGAAAGGATGTTGCAATATTGATGAATCAAGCATTCAAGAGAAATAATATGAATGCCGAGGTTTCAATTGTTTTGAATGACACCGTGGGAACGTTGTTATCGTGTGCTTATCAGAAACCCAAGGATTATCCTCCATGTAGAGTTGGTGTAATTTTGGGAACCggttttaatatttgttatgTGGAAGATGAATATGAAAGATTCGGGTATGTTGGAAGAGTCGTTAATATAGAGTGTGGCAACTTCGACACAGAGCTTCCATTGAATCCTGTTGACTGTGAAATTGACTTTTATACTTCCAATCGCGGTCGTGGTAAGCTTGAGAAGCTGGTTGCTGGAGCATATCTTGGGGAGATCATTAGGAGGTTCATGATTCTATACCTCAGAGAACAAGCCCCTCCAAAGATGTGGGAAATAGGTACATTCACTTCCGTTGACGCCAGTGAGATTCTGAACGACAACTCAGAGGATTTGGTTATATCAAAACAGGTTGCCAAGAGATCATGGGATGTGGAATTACCAAAGGAGTCCTTGATAGCTCTCAGGAAGATCTCTGAGGCTGCTTTCGGAAGGTCTGCTGGATTTGCAGCAGCTTCCATTTGTGCTACAGCCAGGAAGGCTAAGGCGTATGTCACATCTAAAACAACTGTTGCCATTGATGGATCACtttatgttaaaaatgaatgGTATAGGAATAAATTGCAGTACTATATTGACAATGTAACAAGACCGGATCTTGTTGGAAATGTAGTTTTACTATCATCCGATGATGGTTCAGGAAAAGGAGCAGCAATAGCTGCGGCAATGTTTATCTAA
- the opa3 gene encoding Optic atrophy 3 protein (OPA3) family protein has protein sequence MFPAYKVLCVFIRQISKPFANYLKRRAAHNERFRNICIYFGNKSFAFERSISRRFYNSEVTECDKVTLSPEKSVNIGSELLGECFIFTVAAGLITAEYVRGALKESRKEYRLKQRLDNIDSRQGELQKLINQEVTRQLEARFPVISNSQRKF, from the coding sequence atgtttCCGGCATATAAAGTTTTATGTGTATTTATTAGACAGATTTCAAAACCTTTCGCGAATTATCTTAAGAGGAGAGCCGCTCATAACGAACGCTTTCGAAacatatgtatatattttgGTAATAAGAGCTTCGCATTTGAAAGATCGATTTCCCGAAGATTCTATAACTCAGAAGTCACTGAATGTGATAAGGTCACCTTATCTCCAGAAAAATCTGTAAATATCGGAAGTGAGCTTCTTGGTGAATGCTTTATTTTTACGGTTGCTGCTGGCCTAATAACTGCAGAATATGTTAGAGGTGCACTAAAAGAGTCTAGAAAGGAGTATAGACTAAAACAGAGACTTGATAACATCGATTCAAGGCAAGGAGAGCTTCAAAAGCTGATTAATCAGGAGGTTACTAGACAACTTGAAGCCAGATTCCCAGTAATTTCAAATTCAcaaagaaaattttaa
- the HK gene encoding Hexokinase family protein, with product MSSVSTLIREAVEIYRGDSAVPTSLASDPEVRLQQIVDQLTVSLNDLKDVSHNFYSELMHGLKAHRRHRNLWLPNECSFKMLDSFIPNIPTGKEKGSYFALDFGGSNFRAVRIMIEGDGKMERNQSTFSLRYSSALGPKGLLDQKATATELFDHFAKKIEHVMKESGVDPNPSKPHKVGFTFSFPCTMLSPCNAILLDWTKDFETGRATNDQVEGKDVAILMNQAFKRNNMNAEVSIVLNDTVGTLLSCAYQKPKDYPPCRVGVILGTGFNICYEEDEYERFGYVGRVINIECGNFDNELPQTPVDYEIDFYTSNRGRGKLEKLVAGAYLGEIIRRFMILYLREQAPPKMWEIGTFTSVDASEILNDNSEDLVISKQVAKRSWDVELPKESLIALRKISEAAFGRSAGFAAASICATARKAKAYVTSKTTVAIDGSLYVKNEWYRNKLQYYIDNVTRPDLVGNVVLLSSDDGSGKGAAIAAAMFD from the coding sequence ATGTCATCAGTTAGCACACTAATTAGGGAGGCTGTTGAAATTTACAGGGGAGACTCAGCCGTTCCTACATCGTTGGCATCAGATCCAGAGGTTAGACTACAACAAATCGTGGATCAGTTGACGGTTTCGCTAAATGATTTAAAGGATGTTTCACACAACTTTTATTCTGAGTTGATGCATGGTTTGAAAGCTCACAGGAGGCACAGAAACTTATGGCTTCCAAATGAGTGTTCATTCAAAATGTTGGACTCCTTTATTCCTAATATTCCTACTGGCAAGGAGAAGGGTTCATATTTTGCTTTGGATTTCGGAGGTTCAAATTTCAGGGCTGTACGGATTATGATTGAAGGTGATGGGAAGATGGAGCGTAATCAATCTACTTTCAGTTTACGTTATTCCAGTGCACTTGGACCAAAGGGTCTTCTTGATCAGAAGGCTACAGCAACTGAACTTTTTGACCATTTTGCGAAGAAGATTGAACATGTGATGAAGGAATCAGGTGTTGATCCTAACCCATCTAAACCACACAAGGTTGGATTTACATTCTCATTTCCTTGCACTATGTTATCACCATGTAATGCCATTCTTTTGGATTGGACTAAGGATTTCGAGACTGGCAGGGCTACAAATGATCAGGTTGAAGGAAAGGATGTTGCAATATTGATGAATCAAGCATTCAAGAGAAATAATATGAATGCCGAGGTTTCAATTGTTTTGAATGACACCGTGGGAACGTTGTTATCGTGTGCTTATCAGAAACCCAAGGATTATCCTCCATGTAGAGTTGGTGTAATTTTGGGAACCggttttaatatttgttatgAGGAGGATGAATATGAAAGGTTTGGATATGTTGGAAGAGTTATCAACATTGAATGCggaaattttgataatgaATTACCCCAAACGCCAGTAGATTACGAAATTGACTTTTATACTTCCAATCGCGGTCGTGGTAAGCTTGAGAAGCTGGTTGCTGGAGCATATCTTGGGGAGATCATTAGGAGGTTCATGATTCTATACCTCAGAGAACAAGCCCCTCCAAAGATGTGGGAAATAGGTACATTCACTTCCGTTGACGCCAGTGAGATTCTGAACGACAACTCAGAGGATTTGGTTATATCAAAACAGGTTGCCAAGAGATCATGGGATGTGGAATTACCAAAGGAGTCCTTGATAGCTCTCAGGAAGATCTCTGAGGCTGCTTTCGGAAGGTCTGCTGGATTTGCAGCAGCTTCCATTTGTGCTACAGCCAGGAAGGCTAAGGCGTATGTCACATCTAAAACAACTGTTGCCATTGATGGATCACtttatgttaaaaatgaatgGTATAGGAATAAATTGCAGTACTATATTGACAATGTAACAAGACCGGATCTTGTTGGAAATGTAGTTTTACTATCATCCGATGATGGTTCAGGAAAAGGAGCAGCAATAGCTGCGGCAATGTttgattaa
- the ACBP5 gene encoding Galactose oxidase central domain protein: MIKFTHLIILLLLAHCVKLVTSNVKWTRLKSGQFRNKILKFAATSGNNSQYMFGGEIDGRYTNNLFVLNDPNLEWSILSANGSFPSRRSGSTLTKIGSSLYVIGGHNDNGTLNTIYRFDTLTLNWSEVIPLNDVEFVTRSGHSATTDGKNRIYVFGGYNDDGYFLNDLYKIDLSIKYDSDYKTYKTYAEFTLLSDEKSILNPSPRESSSLIYADSKLYLFGGYSYTAACTDGLWIFDLSTNRWYKSKSHVLPPPGEGYTGIRMGRAILYFGGCNYTYNAHRCYNNVWNYDTIGDKWTIVPSSFEKPLERGHSFLFYSQNSIILYGGSKLDNVIYNDMWKLSMLLPCTDPKYSCFGNGECSGSSCTCFTGFLGHDCGTEQVEEKITSPDQEELAKEPEICDAKQSETSSRVVRVFRFLKSHVKRYNYVTILVVVGVVLALAALRAHMKRD, translated from the exons atgattaaatttactcatttaatCATATTGCTTCTTCTAGCACATTGTGTAAAACTTGTGACTTCCAATGTCAAGTGGACGAGGCTGAAATCTGGCCAATTCA gaaacaagattttaaagtttgCGGCAACCTCCGGGAATAACTCGCAGTATATGTTCGGAGGTGAAATAGATG GAAGATACAcgaataatttatttgtattaaaCGATCCCAACTTGGAATGGTCAATTTTGAGTGCAAATGGTAGTTTCCCTTCTCGGCGTTCAGGTTCAACACTCACCAAAATCGGTTCTTCTTTGTATGTAATTGGGGGACATAATGACAATGGGACCTTGAACACGATATATAGATTTG ATACATTAACACTTAACTGGAGTGAAGTGATTCCACTGAACGACGTCGAGTTCGTTACCAGAAGTGGACATTCTGCAACAACTGACGGGAAAAATCGCATTTATGTTTTTGGAGGCTACAATGAT GACGGctattttttaaatgacctatacaaaattgatttaaGTATCAAGTACGACTCTGATTACAAAACATATAAAACTTACGCTGAATTTACTTTATTAAGTGATG AAAAAAGTATTTTGAACCCTTCGCCAAGAGAGTCATCCTCCCTAATCTAC GCCGATTCTAAACTATATTTGTTTGGTGGATACAGTTACACCG CCGCCTGCACCGATGGact gTGGATTTTTGACTTGTCAACAAACAGGTGGTACAAATCAAAATCTCATGTCTTACCACCTCCCGGAGAAG GGTACACAGGTATTAGGATGGGTAGGGCAATTCTATATTTCGGCGGCTGCAATTACACTTATAATGCTCATCGATGCTATAA TAATGTTTGGAATTATGATACAATTGGAGATAAATGGACTATTGTCCCTTCTTCTTTCGAAAAACCTCTTGAAAGGGGTCATTCATTTCTTTTTTACTCTCAAA acTCGATCATTCTGTATGGTGGCTCCAAACTCGATAATGTGATTTATAACGATATGTGGAAGCTCTCTATGCTCCTTCCCTGCACCGATCCAAAGTATTCTTGTTTCGGAAACG gtgAGTGTTCTGGGTCTTCGTGTACTTGTTTTACTGGGTTCCTGGGTCATGATTGTGGGACTGAACA GGTGGAAGAGAAAATCACTTCTCCTGATCAAGAAGAGTTAGCAAAAGAGCCTGAGATTTGCGACGCTAAGCAATCTGAGACTAGTTCACGTGTTGTACGTGTTTTCAGGTTTCTAAAAAGCCATGTAAAAAGATACAACTATGTTACAATATTAGTGGTTGTTGGTGTTGTTTTAGCCCTCGCCGCCTTACGGGCGCACATGAAGAGGGACTAA
- a CDS encoding AKAP7 2'5' RNA ligase-like domain protein: MNDFARGEFKFDTKTVQVENFNKNPNVTFRIPIPLGNLDLNQESQPESLPYKPPDSLFSQNQHSVNVRTPFKTLIEKKIPDIEKLFEVRMSLQDVDGDLKLISSGEKAEPSINEIIDICRKSNVYNFYLCFPVRGDQFHKSFSEFQKLVKNKLGGNVTFEKRPHITLALVNLVTDSDIYKVVRAFQITSLTITSVLKQQSQNYHSQYNVDLEGLDFIKYKGKLAKRSVLFTNVVMSEALTDIASEFQNTLNKTVNTFMNKPKRRKINKSNRISNLTESQLAPKGIYLSRGGAVEITFTDVPLVDPNYMKTTSENSEKDTHYEENLVSEVNEPETQEQETETETVKKESESDEEESYEYDTSVKNKFHVTLMRHQQVNILSNLKFSGKTQVVCAELRPRRGETCNFNSYNSTELTSFVGTSYDNEENEDIATTRICSSRPKDIPNDHLVDMNTDNNNKAERFLFWI, encoded by the exons ATGAATGATTTTGCCCGTGGAGAATTTAAGTTCGACACAAAAACAGTACAAgtagaaaattttaataagaATCCAAATGTAACATTTAGGATTCCTATTCCACTGGGGAATTTAGACTTAAATCAGG AATCTCAACCTGAATCTCTTCCTTACAAACCGCCAGATTCCTTATTTTCCCAAAATCAACACTCAGTTAATGTTAGAACTCCATTTAAAACCCTTATAGAAAAGAAGATTCCTGATATAGAGAAGTTATTTGAGGTGCGAATGTCCTTACAGGATGTAGACGGTGACTTGAAATTAATCTCATCCGGCGAAAAGGCAGAACCATCAATAAACGAGATCATAGATATTTGCAGGAAGAGTAATGTATATAACTTCTATTTGTGTTTCCCAGTCAGAGGAGATCAGTTTCATAAGAGTTTCTCAGAATTCCAAAAATTAgtaaagaataaattag GTGGTAATGTTACATTTGAGAAACGACCTCATATTACCTTGGCCCTTGTCAACCTTGTAACTGATTCAGATATATATAAAGTCGTACGAGCATTTCAAATCACCTCCCTAACAATTACGTCCGTACTTAAACAGCAATCGCAAAATTATCATAGTCAGTATAACGTAGACCTAGAAGGACttgattttataaaatacaaaggAAAGTTAGCCAAAAGAAGTGTACTTTTTACAAATGTCGTTATGAGTGAAGCATTAACTGATATAGCAAGTGAATTCCAAAACACCCTCAACAAAACAGTTAATACATTCATGAACAAACCGAAAAGaagaaaaattaacaagTCTAACAGAATATCTAACCTAACTGAATCCCAACTAGCTCCTAAAGGGATTTACCTATCACGTGGAGGAGCCGTTGAAATAACATTTACAGACGTTCCGCTGGTAGACCCCAATTACATGAAAACGACTTCTGAAAACTCTGAAAAAGATACTCATTATGAAGAAAACCTTGTATCTGAAGTTAATGAGCCAGAAACTCAAGAACAGGAAACTGAAACTGAAACGGTAAAAAAGGAAAGCGAGagtgatgaagaagaaagCTATGAATACGACACGTCAGTAAAAAACAAGTTCCATGTGACACTAATGAGGCACCAGCaggttaatattttatccaaCCTTAAGTTCTCAGGCAAAACTCAAGTGGTATGCGCTGAACTCAGACCAAGGAGGGGAGAGACCTGCAATTTCAACTCTTACAACTCTACGGAACTAACGTCCTTTGTAGGAACGAGTTATGACAACGAGGAAAATGAAGATATCGCAACAACAAGAATATGTAGCTCTAGGCCAAAAGACATTCCAAATGATCACCTGGT
- the yqeH gene encoding 50S ribosome-binding GTPase family protein: MYNSIRCARVSLCRILGYRNFRKFTTESNTQLVESKSTLNPFGLPESKEFFVPGITSDPFYKDINLPKRCIGCGAQFQTIDQNKPGYVCSDVLNESGARGSSKLPRIRGVEIENAPEGVEVNKAEFGRFSTKKRRVICQRCYKLQYYKRLDTKNEVESSREMLVKEFLDTENLKRNSVKRVISSNLNSKQFPVLMTQLESETNIAHNSVKISSTSEIISNMATRIKNNSLILFVLDLTNLEISVIPELYIALRNRALDVIWIANKIDVLPKVVEQSAIKSWLKSVVRHIGNSKSSDIILVSSAKGTGFDKLENRFKEYLKDGDPRNIYVVGATNVGKSTFVNRFLDFIRYKHVGTLNLRRSVGGTTRSAIPGTTLEFIEFGLPSGFKLVDTPGIPIISQIPSILYKPVDLVSISMTKTINPLYIKLDEGQTLLIGALGRVDLVQGSKCIVQCFFGNGITMKVCRTVASEDIVKHQVGNKLFPPHSKDDYDKILPFSKYRVTVNCNGPNPLDEFVICGLGWFSFSGTGPKIVEMFVPKGVNFLRRPAMVTSPPRRADKFNIINQRGRIKGVMKLRKCMLDESQTPSMES, encoded by the exons atgtataatagtataagaTGTGCCAGAGTCAGTCTGTGCAGAATCCTCGGATATAGA aatttcCGTAAATTTACAACAGAATCAAACACACAACTTGTGGAATCCAAAAGTACCTTGAATCCATTTGGACTTCCAGAATCTAAAGAATTTTTTGTACCTGGAATCACCTCAGATCCGTTCTAT AAAGATATCAACCTTCCAAAAAGGTGTATAGGATGTGGAGCTCAATTCCAGACTATAGACCAGAACAAGCCAGGATATGTGTGTTCTGATGTTCTTAACGAATCAGGAG CTAGAGGATCATCCAAGCTACCAAGGATTCGAGGAGTGGAAATCGAAAATGCTCCAGAAGGCGTGGAAGTAAACAAG GCTGAATTTGGAAGGTTTTCCACAAAAAAACGTAGAGTGATTTGTCAAAGATGCTATAAACTACAG tattaCAAACGACTAGATACTAAAAATGAAGTTGAATCCTCTCGTGAAATGTTGGTTAAAGAGTTTTTGGATACagaaaatttgaaaagaAACTCCGTAAAGAGAGTTATCTCCTCAAACCTAAACTCAAAACAATTTCCAGTCTTGATGACTCAACTGGAGTCTGAGACCAACATAGCCCATAATTCAGTCAAAATCTCTTCAACATCAGaaataattagtaatatGGCTACAAGAATTAAAAACAatagtttaatattatttgtgtTGGATTTGACAAACTTAGAGATTTCAGTAATCCCAGAACTTTATATAGCTCTGAGAAATAGAGCTTTGGAT GTAATTTGGATCGCAAATAAGATAGACGTACTACCTAAGGTTGTGGAGCAGTCAGC GATTAAAAGCTGGCTGAAGTCAGTAGTGAGGCACATTGGAAATTCTAAAAGTTCTGATATAATCTTGGTGTCAAGCGCAAAGG gaaCTGGGTTCGATAAACTCGAAAATAGGTTCAAGGAATACTTGAAAGATGGTGATCCAAGAAACATATACGTCGTGGGAGCAACTAATGTAGGAAAATCAACATTTGTGAATAGATTTTTGGATTTTATCAGATACAA GCATGTTGGAACACTTAATTTAAGGCGTAGTGTGGGTGGAACAACAAGGTCGGCAATTCCAGGAACTACTTTGGAATTCATTGAATTTGGTCTCCCAAGTGGATTTAAATTAGTAGATACACCAGGAATACCAATTATATCTCAAATTCCCTCAATTCTCTACAAACCTGTAGACTTAGTCTCGATTTCAATGACTAAAACTATAAATCCTCTGTACATTAAACTTGATGAAGGACAAACTCTTTTAATTGGAGCACTGGGGAGAGTTGACCTGGTTCAGGGCTCTAAATGCATTGTTCAGTGTTTCTTTGGTAATGGAATAACCATGAAAGTCTGCAG GACTGTTGCAAGTGAAGATATAGTTAAACACCAGGTAGGAAACAAGTTGTTCCCGCCACACTCAAAGGATGATTATGATAAAATCCTGCCATTTTCAAAATAtag AGTAACCGTTAATTGCAACGGACCGAACCCGTTAGATGAGTTTGTAATTTGTGGTTTGGGATGGTTTTCATTCAGTGGAACAGGACCAAAGATAGTTGAAATGTTTGTACCAAAAGGTGTAAACTTTTTAAG AAGGCCAGCAATGGTTACGAGCCCACCCAGAAGAgctgataaatttaatataataaatcaaaG AGGAAGAATTAAAGGTGTAATGAAACTCAGAAAATGTATGCTGGATGAATCTCAGACCCCATCCATGGAATCATAA
- a CDS encoding Sin-like protein conserved region family protein — MAQYFGGFEEEEDDPVLFELDVYLSNPTLSDILGYFDKLPEHIPFLNELSSNPFNRLLLLQYPLETCKYINGESSDDIPRNKINSNASDKLHLKSVEIGEQTENNDLSNKKIYSSRAKKPNRHYNSPLVRLNYDLGPNYSLNVKTSPIKKSHKSTYLFKEEYDPMSSPEFGPSKPFGESSNVLTFESSVSTSEHVMDCLGLLKIENTEHGLKRELHLVPVRAILQLRPKLDSFNQTFLSSDDSFLGLFYNRNITWKKVDRIFYPESFESKELIDQFTKYGKDVKAYDNPKINFDQDREMYINSLCVPLNGTTSKFHSCSKDQDGIDNSGITHIYTKTHDFCPNFRFMKRLTVEMQLKLLLSHRSIDSFYSLKRDIVHNNLEDEDLIRLLGKFSKNISGNWVLSSVHAIENYTEDDECNPEEMEYLVSCREFLLCLLNRQSSEPKLKDSSSVCKLATEIFRNATGLPFKLANDLLCGVAKPQGKIWVLKLDKDDEFSEKHTQVFDLFNQYWRERLKKIADIVSSYKKSPQINQMLRNIFIKGELASFIKNKIYAHYKIIEHMESLGYGDQQKTINAILPQVATRIYGEFWTCKKTNAWLTECKNAIIGKGNQTQIPNFVIRAIKKFTD; from the coding sequence ATGGCTCAGTATTTTGGAGGATTTGAGGAAGAGGAAGACGATCCGGTTTTATTTGAACTAGATGTGTACTTATCTAATCCTACCCTTAGCGATATATTAGGTTACTTTGATAAATTACCAGAACATATACCCTTTTTAAACGAGTTATCTTCCAACCCTTTCAATAGACTACTGCTGTTGCAATATCCACTGGAAACgtgtaaatatataaatggAGAATCCTCGGATGATATACCCAGAAACAAGATCAATTCAAACGCATCGGATAAGTTACACCTCAAGTCGGTTGAAATCGGAGAACAAACTGAAAACAACGACTTGAGTAACAAGAAAATATATTCTTCAAGGGCAAAAAAGCCTAACAGACATTATAACTCGCCATTGGTGAGGCTAAACTATGATTTAGGCCCTAATTACTCACTCAACGTAAAGACTTCACCCATTAAAAAGAGCCATAAATCGACCTATCTGTTTAAAGAAGAATATGATCCAATGAGCTCGCCTGAATTTGGACCTTCGAAACCGTTCGGAGAAAGTTCAAATGTACTAACATTTGAGTCCTCAGTCTCAACCAGCGAGCATGTGATGGATTGTTTGGGGTTACTGAAGATCGAAAATACCGAACATGGATTAAAGAGAGAATTACATTTGGTGCCTGTTAGAGCTATACTACAACTTAGACCAAAACTGGATTCATTTAATCAAACTTTTTTATCCTCAGATGATAGTTTTCTGGGCCTTTTTTACAACAGAAACATAACATGGAAAAAAGTAGACAGAATATTCTATCCTGAATCTTTTGAATCTAAAGAGTTAATCGACCAGTTCACCAAGTACGGAAAGGATGTGAAGGCATATGATAATCCCAAAATAAACTTTGATCAAGATAGGGAGATGTACATAAATTCATTGTGTGTCCCACTTAATGGAACGACTTCTAAATTTCACTCTTGCTCTAAGGATCAAGATGGTATTGATAATTCTGGTATAACCcatatttacacaaagACTCACGACTTTTGTCCAAACTTTAGGTTCATGAAGAGACTAACCGTGGAAATGCAGCTGAAATTGTTATTATCGCACAGATCTATAGACTCATTCTACTCACTCAAGAGGGATATAGTCCATAATAATCTTGAAGATGAAGATCTCATAAGGCTACTTGGAAAGTTCTCAAAAAACATATCTGGTAACTGGGTGCTATCCTCAGTTCATGCAATTGAAAATTATACAGAAGACGACGAATGTAACCCAGAGGAGATGGAGTACCTAGTGTCGTGCAGAGAATTTTTACTTTGCCTACTAAACAGACAGTCCTCAGAACCGAAACTTAAAGATAGCTCCTCAGTCTGTAAATTGGCAACTGAAATTTTCAGAAATGCCACAGGATTGCCATTCAAACTAGCCAACGACTTATTATGTGGTGTGGCTAAACCACAAGGCAAAATATGGGTCCTAAAGCTAGATAAAGACGATGAGTTTTCTGAAAAACACACTCAGGTTTTCGACTTATTCAATCAATACTGGAGGGAACGCCTGAAGAAGATAGCTGATATCGTTAGTAGCTATAAAAAGAGCCCTCAAATTAACCAGATGCTTagaaatatatttataaaggGAGAATTGGCCTCTTTTATTAAGAATAAGATATATGCCCACTATAAAATCATTGAACACATGGAATCGTTAGGCTATGGAGATCAACAGAAAACTATTAACGCAATTCTCCCTCAAGTAGCTACTAGGATCTACGGCGAGTTTTGGACGTGTAAGAAAACAAACGCATGGCTTACTGAATGCAAGAATGCCATTATTGGGAAAGGAAACCAAACGCAAATACCTAACTTTGTAATCAGAGctattaaaaaattcacaGATTAG